The following DNA comes from Lentibacillus sp. Marseille-P4043.
GGTTGGTCGCGCTTACCCAATTGAAAAAATCTTTTGTCACCACTCTCGGATGACCAAGTTCCCGGTTGACTGGAAAATCCTTTCTATGAAACAGTTCATTGCATTTATTCGCGCTAATATCTACTAGATCCATGAACTGTTTGCGAGTTAATAATGGTGGTAGTTCTTTTTCTCTTAATTCCTGGATTAGAACCGGGACTAGTTGATTTTTAATTTCCGTTACGAGTGTTTGGATTTCTTCATTGGTAAATGTCGTGATTGGCATTAGATCACATCCTGCACTATTTGTTGATAGTTAGCATTATCAATTTCGATTTTTAGACTTGTTGATGGTTGCCATATTTCTATAAAACGTAATCCATCATCAAACCTTTTCTTTGGCAAATCACCATATCGAGGTATTTCAAAATGATTTTTAAAGTCCCTCCAAAATTCGGAAAAGGCTTTAAAACCCAATTTCTTGTAAGCAGGCGACCTTTTTCCGCCAAGGAAATCAACAACAACTTGTTTTGCTTTTTTGTTTAACGTATGCTCTTGACCGCCATCAATGCGCATAGTTTCTTCTAAATTAGTGATTCGTTTGTCCTGGATCACTAATTCGTTTACCGTGCTTTGTAAAATTTCTAATTGATTTCTGGGTTGTTCTGTTTGATATACACCTGTTTTTCGAATTGACGGGATGACTTCATGTGTTATCCAGCGTTTGAATTGTTTAGCTTCAAGTTTCCTGCTACCAAGGATTAAATTATATAAACCAAATTCATTTACGATATTCGCTTCACCCTGTCGACCTAACTTGAAGTTAGACCGTTCATCTTCATCCAATCGACTAACAGCTTTTGAAGGGTTTGTAAGTTCTAAAATGTTACAAACATCTTTAGCTACAAACCAAGGTTCATTTTTTAAATTAATAATTCTTAACTTTTTACCATCGAAAACCTTTGTTAATTGATTCATTAAACAACCTCCTTATTTTCGTCTTGTAATTCTTGTATAACAACATCAGTAAAAAAAATTTCTCTCGGGTCCTTATTTAATGCATAAGCAATAGCTAACATCAAAGTACCCGATGGTTCTTGTCCGTGAAGCTCAATATTAGTAATAGTTTGACGAGAAGTTTCAGTTCGTCTTGCCAGTTCTGACACTGACATACCAATGTCTATTCGAACTTCTCTTAGCTTGTTATCCATGTATAACACCTCCTACAAATATAATGTAACACATGTATAACAAACGTGTCAACAATGATTTACAAGTTATTTATTTATTTTTATTTTCTTAGAGTGTAAAGTATGTATTACAGGTGATGGATAATGAATAAATTAGGAAAACTTTTAAAAGAATTGCGTGGAAAAGAGTCTTTAAGAGAAGCCAGTAAACGAATAGGAATCAGTCATACATATTTAGATACGATAGAAAAAGGAAAAGACAAAAGAACTGGTGCTCCTGTCAAACCAACTCCGGAAACTTTAAAGCTAATTTCACAAGCTTATAATTATAGCTACATGGATTTGCTGACTGTTGCTGGATATATTGACCGCCAACCATTTTACATTAATTGCTACAATCCGGATGAAGACCCTTCCGGAAACCATACATTATATCCGACAGCAAATCCATCAGGTAAAATACCAAAAGGGACTATTGTTACAGGATACGGAATCCCACTTGCAAGGATCCCTAATGATATGAATGTGGAAGAATTAATTACTTATCTAGCAGATAACTATGAATTAAAAGAACTTAATGACGAGTTTGTTACTTTTTATATGACAGAAAAATTAATCAATAAAATTAAGTCCTTAAAAAATAGTATGAATAAAGAATTTGAAGAATTACTCAGTGACCCAAAGACTAACCTCATGTTCAAAGACTGGAGAAATATGACTGATGAGCAGCGTGACGAGGCTCTGAACATGATTAAATATATAAAATATAAAGGAAGTAGGAAGGATTAATTTTTATGGGGTGATTTCTTTGAACTACAATCGATACAAGATTTCGGGGATATATACTGAAACAAATCGAAAAAGGACGCGTAAAATTAATGCGCATTCAAATAAACATGCAAAAATGATAATGATTAACGATGGTTATCAGGAACCATTCGATGTTGAGATAATACCACACCCGAAACCAACTGAAAGACAACTAGGATACGCTAAAGACCTAGGTATTAAATTACCAAAGGAAGCAACTTCCGAAGACTTGTCAGCATTAATTAGTAGAGTAACTGATCATGATGATGAACCAAATGAAGGTTTAATGAAATATGCCACTAACAAAGGGTTTTGTTTTTCAAAATACATCGGAAAAAAATCGTTGTATGATCTCATTTTCAACAAACTAGATTTAAAGGATCGTATAGCATTCTTTATTTTCTCAATATACCGTTATTTATCCGATGATAGACACGCGAATTTGGACACTTCAGTTCATAAAGAAAAGTTCTATAGTTTCGCAGAGAAAAAAGTAAATGATAATTCATTTTTGAAATCTATACGTTTTTATTCAGGCGCAGATTTGAGATACTTTGGTACATTTAGGGTTGGAGATTATGAAATAGAAGGAGCATCTACGAATACCATTTCATATAAGACCTCGGTTTCTTATCTAAAAGAAATAGGACTAATAGATCACAATGCATTTACAACTGTTAAATCCGTAGGAGATAAAAATGAATTTAAAGTAAGCTCAAAAAAGAAAAACGGAATTTTTTCTAAGCTAATCGAAGCTATAAAGAAATAAAAAATATTATAAGGTGTGCATTACTATGTACATCTTTTTTTAAATCAAAAAGGGAACGTACATTCCGATTATAGGGGGTCAACATGATTCACTACACACGCTTAGAAGATTATATAAGGGATTTATATATCAATTTATCAATCAATTGTCCGGAGCAACTGGGAGTTGAAAGTTTAGCCAAAGCTCTTAATCTAAAAATTTATTATGCAGATGCGAATATGAGGTTTAACGACACTATTGTGTTAAAAAAAACTTCAATACAACAGGAATGGCAGTCTTTCGGTCATGAAGTTGGTCATTATTTACTACACGTTGGCAACCAGCTTGTAATGCATTATTTGTTTAATGAGTTGCAAGAGAACCAGGCTAATTATTTTGCATACCATTTCTGTATTCCAACTTTCATGTTGTCGGACTCTAGAGTAAAAAATGTTTATGAAGTTATGAATCTATTTAATGTGGAATTTGAATTCGCTCAAAGACGATTGTCGATGTATCAAAGTAAATTTATATACGAGGTGACTGACCATGCATTGTGAAAAAATCAAGATAAAATCCGGGCAGTTTAGGTGGGTTTGTGTCGAGGATGGTCCTCGCGATCCGGTGACAGGTAAAAGAAATCAAATTAAACGCCGTGGTAAAACACAAAAAGAAGCAAAACAAAAAGTATTGACTGAAATTGATAATCAAACAAACGCAGGCGTTAATAGAAAGATCACAAAAAATATCACTTTTGATAAATTGGCAGAGGAATGGATGAAAACATACAAGCTAACAAATGTGAAAGAAAGTACTATTGATGCCAGAACTACGGAAATGAAAGCATTAAATAAACAGATGGCTAAAAAACCGATTGATAAAATCGATCATTTATTTTATCAAAATGTTATTCAAGAAGTGGCTAAGGGCCGCAAAGAAAACACAGTCCGTAACATTAATGCATGCGCCAATATGATTTTTAAATTTGCAAAAAAGCATCGGCTGATAAGCGAAAACCCCGTAACCGATGTAGTGCTGCCTAAAAAGAAAAAGACATTAGATGATTTAAAGACAGATAAGACAGCTGAAAAATACTGGGAACGTGAGGAATTGAAAACATTTCTGTCGGCTGTTCTTATTTATGGTGAACGTTTAGACAAAGAAATTTTTTACACCTTTGCGTTTTCCGGTATGCGAGTTGGGGAATTGTGTGCGTTGCAAAAATCTGATTTAGATTTTAACAATAATACAATAAATGTCTTAAAAACCGTTTATAGCAAAAATCAAAACATGTACACTTACACACTTGATACTCCGAAAACCAATAATTCTGTGCGCACAATTGAAATGGAACAACCAATCATGGACATGTTACGCAAATTGGTCCAAAGAAACGATGAGCATAAAATGAAATATCGTTTACAAGATGATTATCAAGACATGGACTATGTTTTCGCCCGATTGAACGGCAGGCCATACTTTCGTGGTGATATAAATAAACGAATTAAACGGATTTTACGTCTGGCCAAAATAAAGCGACACGCAACATCGCATATTTTCAGGCATACGCACATAAGCATGTTGACAGAAGCTGGTGTCGATCTTCCGACCATCATGCAACGAGTCGGTCATAGGGATTCGAAAACCACGTTGGAAATATACACACATGTAACTAAAAAAATGAAAGAAAATGCCTCTGAAAAAATCAGAGGCAAATTCGGTGATATGCTTCAAAAAATAACAAATGAAAAATAAATGTTACTATCCTGTGACTTTTTCGCCAAAATGGGAGGACAAACCGTTATAAAACATTGATATATCAACCTTTATGAGTGTTTTTCTCCCAAATCATGTCAATATGGGGAATATCATCCTCTAAATAAACATCTGAAATTTGTTCAAATCCAAAAGAAGCATAAAAATGTTGTAAATATTCCTGTGCCTGTATTTTTATCCTGTTTTCCTTCCATTCATCCCTCACAAACGCTATTGCTTTTTGCATAATCTGTTTCGCATATCCATTACCGCGAAATTTTTTTACAACTAATACCCTTCCAATCGAGGCCTCAGGATATTTCAACCCCTTTGGCAAAATCCGTACATAAGCAGCAATTTCATTATCGATTTTAAGGAAGTAATGAATTGCATCTTGATCATTATTATCCAACTCTTCATAAGGACAAGTTTGTTCCACAACAAACACATCAATTCGTGCCTTGATAAGCTGATACAACTCTTCTACAGAAATCTCTTGAAATGACTTTATATACCACACTTTCCCCACACCCTTTTCACTTTTTACTAAATATACCATAAATGAAAAGGACTTTCGTTTATCTTTGTCGAAATAACAATGTATACCAAACAAAAGGAGTAGCGATACGATGCAGGCAAATGAGACAACTATCGGATTCATTGGAACAGGCGTTATGGGAAAAAGCATGGCCGAAAATCTAATGAAGGCGGGATACCCATTAGTAATTCATACCCGGACAAAAGAAAAGGCACAAACCCTTCTCGACAATGGCGCATTATGGAAAAATACGATCGTTGAGTTAACTGATGCAGCTGATGTTATTATAACAATGGTTGGCTACCCACAAGATGTGGAGGAAATTTATTTTGGCGAAGCGGGCATTCTAAATAATGCAAAGTCAGGTACATATGTAATTGATATGACAACCTCTAAACCTGCTTTAGCGAAAGAAATTGCAAATGTTGCTTCTGAAAAAGACCTTCATACGTTAGATGCGCCTGTTTCCGGTGGTGATGTTGGTGCTAAAAATGGCACGTTAGCAATCATGGTTGGCGGTGATCAAACAGTATTCGATAAGCTTCTGCCAATCTTTAACGTAATTGGCGGGCAAATCATTTTACAAGGGGAAGCTGGCGCCGGGCAACATACGAAACTTTGCAACCAGATCACCATTGCCTCCAATATGATCGGTGTATGTGAAGCAGTAGTATATGCAAAGAAGGCCGGCCTTGATCCTGTTCGTGTTTTGGACAGTATTACAACAGGAGCCGCTGGAAGTTGGTCATTATCCAACTTAGCACCACGAATGATTGAGGGTGACTATGCCCCAGGATTTTTCGTCAAGCATTTTATTAAAGACATGACAATTGCTCTGGAATCCGCTCAAGAGATGGAGATGTCCACCCCCGGCTTAGCACTGTCCCTCAAGTTGTATAAACAATTAGCGGAAAGCGGTGAAAGTGACAGCGGAACACAAGCATTAATAAAATTATTTGATAGGTAAGAAAAAGAAAATAGCAGCTTATCCTTCTCGTTTATCGATTTCTGCTTGGACGATAAAAGCTAAATCATCATTGCCAAATAGCTGGAGCACGTTTAAAACTGTCAGATCAGGAATTTCATCAGATTCTGCCTTTGGAACGGTTAACTCCAGTGCTTCGTCCAATGCGTGATTTTTCCCTTGAGTTGGATAAGCCTCCATATATAAATCTTTTGGCTCCAAATCATTATTTATACACCACTGCGCAAAAATCAGGATCATCATTTTCTCATCATCTTGGTAACTTTTAATAACCTTTTGTTCCATTTCTTTTTTATCCATTACACATCACCTTCTTTTCGTAACATGAACACCCACATAAATGACAATGCCTGTTTCAATTCGCATGACAGCCCTTGATAGTTTTCTTTTTTAACGCCTTCCTTATAAACACCAAATCCATCCACATACTCAAAATTGATCTCAGATGCCAATCGTTGAAACTCCCAGGGCATCAATGTATTACATATTGCTTTTTCCCCGTAAACCCGTGGGTAACTGTTTGTACGCGGTCCGGCTGTCGGTCCCAAAATTCCAATGCATAGAAGTCCGTCTTTCTTTAAAACACGATGCAACTCATAAAGTGCTTTTGCTGGCTGTTCTGTCCATTCTAGAACATTAATTGCCATCATCCCATCGTAGCTGTTATTATCAAACGGTAAGTTCATTACGTTTCCTTGCAAAAATTCAATTTCTTCATTTGGAACACGGTCTTTGGCACGATGAATCATCTCACTAGAAAGATCAACCCCTGTAACATGATACCCCACGTCATGTAATTTATAGGATCCATACCCATCCCCACAACCAATGTCTAAAACGCTGCTTTTTTTATCGAGATGTTTTTCAATAAAAGGAACAATATCCTTCCGACTTCCGCTATCCCACATGCCGGTGCTTTTTTCATTCCAAAATGCAGCACGATTATCCCACTGTTCTTGCGCTTCCTTTTGCCAGTCGAATGAAACCATTTTCCCACACTCCCTTTTATATAATAATCCTAATTACATCATAATGCAGATTGCGATTTATGGAAAGGTTGCGGGATTGTTAGAAAGCCTGGTCGGTTGCTTGGGACGATGTTTCTGCTTTCGGGCTGATGTTTCTGCTTTCGGGACGATGTTCTCGCGCTCGGGCTGATGTTTCGCTTTTCGGGTTGATGTTTTCGTGCTCGCGCCGATGTTTCTGCTTTCGGGCTGATGTTTTCGCACTCGGGCTGATGTTTCGCTTTTCGGGACGATGTTTTCGTGCTCGCGCCGATGTTTCTGCTTTCGGGACGATGTTCTCGCGCTCGGGCTGATGTTTCGCTTTTCGGGTTGATGTTTTCGCACTCGGGCTGATGTTTCGCTTTTCGGGTTGATGTTTTCGTGCTCGCGCCGATGTTTCTGCTTTCGGGACGATGTTCTCGCGCTCGGGCTGATGTTTCTGTTTTCGGGTCGATGTTTCGCTTTTCGGGTCGATGTTTTCGTGCTCGCGCCGATGTTTTGCTTTTCGGGTCGATGTTTTCGCACTCGGGCCGATGTTTTCGCGCTCGGGCTGATGTTTCGCTTTTCGGGTCGATGTTTTCGCACTCGCGCCGATGTTTCGCTTTTCGGGTCGATGTTCTCGCTCCCGTTCCGATGCTCCCCCGCCATGGAAGACTTTCTCACCTGAAACAAAAAAA
Coding sequences within:
- a CDS encoding ORF6C domain-containing protein, with the protein product MNQLTKVFDGKKLRIINLKNEPWFVAKDVCNILELTNPSKAVSRLDEDERSNFKLGRQGEANIVNEFGLYNLILGSRKLEAKQFKRWITHEVIPSIRKTGVYQTEQPRNQLEILQSTVNELVIQDKRITNLEETMRIDGGQEHTLNKKAKQVVVDFLGGKRSPAYKKLGFKAFSEFWRDFKNHFEIPRYGDLPKKRFDDGLRFIEIWQPSTSLKIEIDNANYQQIVQDVI
- a CDS encoding helix-turn-helix transcriptional regulator yields the protein MDNKLREVRIDIGMSVSELARRTETSRQTITNIELHGQEPSGTLMLAIAYALNKDPREIFFTDVVIQELQDENKEVV
- a CDS encoding helix-turn-helix domain-containing protein, which gives rise to MNKLGKLLKELRGKESLREASKRIGISHTYLDTIEKGKDKRTGAPVKPTPETLKLISQAYNYSYMDLLTVAGYIDRQPFYINCYNPDEDPSGNHTLYPTANPSGKIPKGTIVTGYGIPLARIPNDMNVEELITYLADNYELKELNDEFVTFYMTEKLINKIKSLKNSMNKEFEELLSDPKTNLMFKDWRNMTDEQRDEALNMIKYIKYKGSRKD
- a CDS encoding ImmA/IrrE family metallo-endopeptidase, whose product is MIHYTRLEDYIRDLYINLSINCPEQLGVESLAKALNLKIYYADANMRFNDTIVLKKTSIQQEWQSFGHEVGHYLLHVGNQLVMHYLFNELQENQANYFAYHFCIPTFMLSDSRVKNVYEVMNLFNVEFEFAQRRLSMYQSKFIYEVTDHAL
- a CDS encoding tyrosine-type recombinase/integrase, producing MTGKRNQIKRRGKTQKEAKQKVLTEIDNQTNAGVNRKITKNITFDKLAEEWMKTYKLTNVKESTIDARTTEMKALNKQMAKKPIDKIDHLFYQNVIQEVAKGRKENTVRNINACANMIFKFAKKHRLISENPVTDVVLPKKKKTLDDLKTDKTAEKYWEREELKTFLSAVLIYGERLDKEIFYTFAFSGMRVGELCALQKSDLDFNNNTINVLKTVYSKNQNMYTYTLDTPKTNNSVRTIEMEQPIMDMLRKLVQRNDEHKMKYRLQDDYQDMDYVFARLNGRPYFRGDINKRIKRILRLAKIKRHATSHIFRHTHISMLTEAGVDLPTIMQRVGHRDSKTTLEIYTHVTKKMKENASEKIRGKFGDMLQKITNEK
- a CDS encoding GNAT family N-acetyltransferase, which gives rise to MVYLVKSEKGVGKVWYIKSFQEISVEELYQLIKARIDVFVVEQTCPYEELDNNDQDAIHYFLKIDNEIAAYVRILPKGLKYPEASIGRVLVVKKFRGNGYAKQIMQKAIAFVRDEWKENRIKIQAQEYLQHFYASFGFEQISDVYLEDDIPHIDMIWEKNTHKG
- a CDS encoding NAD(P)-dependent oxidoreductase, whose protein sequence is MQANETTIGFIGTGVMGKSMAENLMKAGYPLVIHTRTKEKAQTLLDNGALWKNTIVELTDAADVIITMVGYPQDVEEIYFGEAGILNNAKSGTYVIDMTTSKPALAKEIANVASEKDLHTLDAPVSGGDVGAKNGTLAIMVGGDQTVFDKLLPIFNVIGGQIILQGEAGAGQHTKLCNQITIASNMIGVCEAVVYAKKAGLDPVRVLDSITTGAAGSWSLSNLAPRMIEGDYAPGFFVKHFIKDMTIALESAQEMEMSTPGLALSLKLYKQLAESGESDSGTQALIKLFDR
- a CDS encoding class I SAM-dependent methyltransferase, coding for MVSFDWQKEAQEQWDNRAAFWNEKSTGMWDSGSRKDIVPFIEKHLDKKSSVLDIGCGDGYGSYKLHDVGYHVTGVDLSSEMIHRAKDRVPNEEIEFLQGNVMNLPFDNNSYDGMMAINVLEWTEQPAKALYELHRVLKKDGLLCIGILGPTAGPRTNSYPRVYGEKAICNTLMPWEFQRLASEINFEYVDGFGVYKEGVKKENYQGLSCELKQALSFMWVFMLRKEGDV